The following are encoded in a window of Arthrobacter woluwensis genomic DNA:
- a CDS encoding peptidylprolyl isomerase: MAASKQELREQRRRVRQMEARRSLRDAQQQRRRRDNTLAIGAGVVAVALGVVLQLTAFSSNPTPEEYAAVQAGLQTPSATPSPSESNVGNIPSADLARGKTLTGTLTVNGKPLGVTLDGTKAPQAVSVFKTLADQGFFTKNGCHRLTTSSIYVLQCGSKDGKGGVDPGFQWGPVENVPADGKYPAGTIAVARAASTYSNSTQFFITYKDSVLPVDQGGYTVMGRVTSGLDAITALASAGVKAGGTSATDGPPATAVTIDSFTLK; this comes from the coding sequence GTGGCAGCCAGCAAGCAGGAGCTGCGGGAGCAGCGCCGTCGTGTGCGCCAGATGGAGGCCAGGCGCTCCCTGCGCGACGCTCAGCAGCAGCGGCGCCGGCGTGACAACACCCTCGCGATCGGGGCGGGCGTCGTCGCGGTGGCACTCGGCGTCGTGCTGCAGCTGACGGCGTTTTCCAGCAACCCCACTCCCGAGGAGTACGCGGCGGTCCAGGCCGGGCTGCAGACGCCGTCCGCCACCCCGTCCCCCTCCGAAAGCAATGTCGGCAACATCCCCAGCGCCGACCTCGCCCGTGGCAAGACCCTCACCGGAACCCTCACCGTCAACGGCAAGCCCCTCGGCGTCACGCTGGACGGGACGAAGGCGCCGCAGGCGGTGTCCGTCTTCAAGACCCTGGCCGACCAGGGCTTCTTCACGAAGAACGGCTGCCACCGGCTGACCACTTCGTCGATCTACGTGCTCCAGTGCGGCTCCAAGGACGGCAAGGGCGGAGTGGACCCGGGCTTCCAGTGGGGGCCCGTGGAGAACGTCCCGGCGGACGGCAAGTACCCGGCCGGAACCATCGCGGTAGCCCGCGCGGCGAGCACCTACAGCAACAGCACGCAGTTCTTCATCACCTACAAGGACAGCGTCCTCCCCGTCGATCAGGGCGGCTACACGGTCATGGGGCGCGTCACCTCCGGACTCGACGCCATCACCGCCCTCGCGTCGGCCGGTGTCAAGGCCGGCGGCACATCTGCCACGGATGGCCCCCCTGCCACGGCAGTGACGATAGACTCGTTTACTCTGAAGTGA
- a CDS encoding DUF349 domain-containing protein, translated as MPAPAGTAHVPTKERVLAVTESLQPDEASTTEAATETSAAKPAAPSPAAFAARPKAPAAAPAAVHAPDTTVDLTAARAFGRVEGDGHVFVTVDGEEHVAGQYPGVSADEALAYFARKFEDITAQIDLLESRVEAKAAAGELPTSLKHLREQLEARNVLGDIRGALDRVSALDGKVAALIAEQRAHQEAAKAAELSAREAIVAEAEAISAQDPAATQWKTSSTRMNELFDAWKAAQKSGVRLSKSVEEGLWKRFRTARTVFDRHRRAYFSQLDSSNAQAKAVKEQLIAEAEQLQTSTDWGHAAAEYRRLMDQWKAAPRASRKDDDALWARFRAAQDVFFAARQAANDELDASYSANLAVKEQLLLEAQELVPVSDLAAAKKGLQSIRDRWEEAGRVPRADMGRIEAALRRVEDAVREAEEENWRRSDPEAKARSTSMIEQLEATIAGLRDDLSAAEAKGDARAIKSAREALEAREQWLEVVRNSAKDLG; from the coding sequence ATCCCTGCTCCGGCCGGGACCGCGCATGTTCCAACGAAGGAAAGAGTTTTAGCGGTGACAGAAAGTCTGCAACCCGACGAAGCCAGCACCACGGAAGCGGCCACGGAGACGTCCGCTGCCAAGCCCGCAGCACCGAGCCCGGCGGCGTTCGCCGCCCGGCCCAAGGCGCCTGCGGCCGCTCCCGCAGCGGTCCACGCCCCGGACACCACGGTGGATCTCACGGCCGCCCGCGCCTTCGGCCGGGTGGAGGGCGACGGTCACGTCTTCGTGACCGTCGACGGCGAAGAGCACGTCGCCGGCCAGTACCCGGGCGTGTCGGCCGACGAGGCCCTGGCCTACTTCGCCCGCAAGTTCGAGGACATCACGGCACAGATCGACCTGCTGGAGAGCCGCGTGGAGGCCAAGGCCGCCGCCGGCGAGCTCCCCACCAGCCTCAAGCACCTGCGCGAGCAGCTCGAGGCACGCAACGTCCTCGGCGACATCCGCGGCGCCCTGGACCGCGTGTCCGCGCTCGACGGGAAGGTCGCGGCTCTCATCGCGGAGCAGCGTGCGCACCAGGAGGCCGCCAAGGCCGCCGAGCTGAGCGCCCGCGAAGCCATCGTCGCCGAAGCCGAGGCCATCTCCGCGCAGGACCCGGCGGCGACGCAGTGGAAGACCTCGAGCACCCGGATGAACGAGCTCTTCGACGCCTGGAAGGCCGCACAGAAGTCCGGCGTCCGTCTGTCCAAGAGCGTTGAGGAAGGCCTGTGGAAGCGATTCCGCACGGCCCGCACCGTCTTCGACCGCCACCGGCGCGCGTACTTCTCCCAGCTGGACAGCTCCAACGCCCAGGCGAAGGCCGTCAAGGAACAGCTGATCGCCGAGGCGGAGCAGTTGCAGACGTCCACCGACTGGGGCCACGCGGCAGCGGAGTACCGCCGCCTCATGGATCAGTGGAAGGCCGCACCGCGCGCCAGCCGCAAGGACGACGACGCACTGTGGGCCCGCTTCCGCGCCGCCCAGGACGTCTTCTTCGCGGCCCGCCAGGCCGCCAACGACGAGCTGGATGCGAGCTACTCGGCCAACCTGGCCGTCAAGGAGCAGCTCCTGCTCGAAGCCCAGGAACTCGTCCCGGTCTCCGATCTGGCCGCCGCCAAGAAGGGGCTCCAGTCGATCCGGGACCGCTGGGAGGAGGCCGGCCGCGTGCCGCGGGCCGACATGGGCCGCATCGAGGCCGCACTGCGCCGCGTGGAGGATGCCGTCCGCGAGGCCGAGGAGGAGAACTGGCGCCGGAGCGATCCCGAGGCTAAGGCTCGCAGCACCAGCATGATCGAGCAGCTCGAGGCCACCATCGCGGGTCTGCGTGACGATCTGAGCGCCGCCGAGGCCAAGGGCGACGCCCGGGCCATCAAGAGCGCCCGCGAGGCCCTCGAGGCCCGTGAGCAGTGGCTCGAGGTCGTGCGCAACTCGGCCAAGGACCTCGGCTGA